tATAGAAAAGCTGATAGAAAAGTGATCATGTGACCACTCTTCCATCCAAATAGATGGTCTCTAAAAGAGTGgcttaaatgcaacaaataagTAATTTGATGTACCTAAGTGTTGAAGTTGTCAGTTGTTGGGAcattataaaaaatgattgttagTTAATGGAGCTAAAGTATATTTaatcaaaacaataacaaaaagggggttaattacacttaacctTCCTTTACTGCCACTCATTTACATGTTGCCCACACGAACTAACTATCACTTGTCACacatgattaattttaaaaactaaatttacttaaataCCTAcgaagtttaaaaaaaaaaaagaagaaaacaacaaagaaaacaacaaagaaaacaacaaagaacATAAGAGGGATGATTAGCACCCATAGGGCTGCGAGACCACCCTTAAGTGATTTAGGATGGCCGAATTCGGAGGTGGCCGAGTCACCCTCTACTACTTTATTCActcaaatatgatttaagaaTAGCCAAGTAATGCATTGTGGTGTagtcaggggcggagccagggggtcgagagggggcacATGCCCCCCTCAACCTCCAAAAATGTTTCTTACCCGTGGTAGAAAATCATCTAGATGCCCTGTTTGCCCACCCTCAATTGCAAAATTAGGGACAACTGAAATCCAATCACCAAACTTCAGCTGGGGCCTGAGGGGATGTCGTCTGAAATTTTGTCTGAATTCTAAGTTTAGGTTAGTAGAAAATGCGGGAAGAAGATGATGGCAACTTGAGAAGCACAATGCCTTTAAACACACCGTTTCAATAAAGTTGTCATTGGATTGTTTGTGGGTCACGTATTGCCTTAGCTTCTtcctttctgtttttttaattttttctttttttgcaagTTGCATTACCTTCTTTCATTTGAGGCGTTAAAGgacttagggaaaaaaaaattctatgggCGAAAGGGTTTGGTTGAGAGACCAAACTCcaaaaacttttcaaaagttCATAAGTTTAAACTCTTCTAACAACATAGCCCCAACAccactaaaaacaaaagtctaAGCTCTAAAGCAtatacttaaaaagaaaaaagaagaagcacaaAATAGTATATTAAGGCCTAAATCTAGAAGGAAAAGTTGAGCAATAGATAAAGGTCattgatatggaaaaaaaaattgcaaattgaGAATTGCGATTTTGACTTTTTCAAAATTCTGAAGTTTTTCTTTCAGTTTgccaattcttttttattcaagcctttaacaattcaaatcaatttcttttttaaaatttcccatttcttaaaaaatttcaagcatGTAATCAAACTTCAATTTTGATTAAGCTTTTAAATTTAGATTGCTCAATGAAATTAACTgttatgaatatattttttttttcttacatattttaattgtatgaaatatataattgtagttatctttttttcttttttttttgaacaagaaaGTAACTCATATCATTACTCAATAGAAGGATCAATCCAACAAAGAAGATCTAGGGACCAATTAGTTCCATAGTTACAATATTACTGAAACGAGAAGGTAGATCTTCCAACCAAACATTGTTGACCTTCTGCTTTGATGCCTCTGCTGCAAGGGCATGTGCCACATCGTTCCCTTCTCTTGGTGTAAAGGAGAAACCCACCGATCTGAAAAACCTCTTCTCATAATGGATGGACTCAATAAAATGCCCAAATTTAGAAAGGAAGGGAGGGTAAGAATTAATAGCCTTCAGGACTTGTATAGCATCGCCCTCCATTATAACTTCAAAAATACCCACCTCTTTGCAGAAGTACATAGAACTAAGTGCTGCCATCGCCTCAGCCGTTGTTGAATCAGCTACcaattcttttgtctcgctttTAACTCCTAAACAAGCACCATTACTGTCCTTGGCAATCAGCCCCAGCCCTATCCACCCCTTATTCTTGTTTATTGAGGCGTCCCAATTAACTTTTATCAACCCATGAGGAGGAGGTTGCCATTTAACATTTCTATTACATGGAACATATACCTCATCCAACATTGCCCCAGACTCCTTAATCTGACATCTTTTGAACTCAATAAGGGATTTCTCCGCATCAGCAAACACAACATTAGGATGAGTGAAAGTgccattaaaaatcaaagaatttcTTCTCAACCAAATATGCCTTGCCACCACTGCCATAAGGTCTAGTTCCTCCCGACTAACTCTTTCCAAGCAATAGTTAAACAGCAGCTTGAAATCATTCCCTACCCATTGACACTTTTGGAAACAAGAAGAATTCCCACCCCAAACGTCCTGAGCTGCCGGGGACTCCCAAAGAATATGACAAATGGTTTCATCAGCCGCACCACAACAAGGACATGAGGAATCTTCTAGTACCTTCTTCTGAAATAAGTTCATTCTAGTAGGTAGAATGTTATGACAGGCTCTCCAAATAAATAGCTTGACTGAGTTTGGTACTTGTAAAGCCCAAATAGCTTTCCACACCTTTACCCCTTCCCCCACATAGGAACATTGTCCCCCTTCCATAGCTTGGATCTCCTTGCCAAGGTGGTAAGCACTTCTAACTGTAAAGCTTCCATTTGTTGTGCCTTTCCAAACCATCCTATCTGGAGGCAAACCCGGACTCAAAGGGATGCCTGTAATGACTTTGGCTTCAACTTCATAAAATTCTGCTTGGATGAGCTCCACTTTCCAGCCCTTGGTAACAGAATCAATCAGGTCAGCAACAGTTGTCGATTCAGCAAGGGTCTTTGGAGGAGATTGAACGGCATGAGTAGAAGGGGTCGATAGCCACTTGTCCCCCCATATTTTAATTGATCTCCCATCTCCAACCCTCCACTTGATGCCCTGCAAAAGTAAGTCTCGAGCATTAAACAAACTCCTCCATGCAAACGATGGTCTGGATCCCAACTTAGCCCCCAAGAAGTTCGAGTTTGGGAAGTATTTTGCCTTTAGAATGGTTGCAAGTAAAGAAGATGGATCCTGTAGCAATCTCCATCCTTGCTTGGCTAGCAATGCTTTATTGAACGTCACAAGATCTCGAAAGCCTAATCCTTCCACCGCTTTAGACCTTCCCATTCTCTACCAACTCATCTAGTGGATTTTGGATCCTTGTGACATATGTTGCCACCAAAATTCCTGCATCATCTTGTTGATTTCCTTGCCCAAAGAGACCGGCATTTGGAAAACTCCCATACTATAAGTGGGTATTGCTTGTATCACCGCTTTCAGTAGCACCTCCTTACCTGCCTGggataaaaaatttatttccaaTTAACCAATTTTTGAGAAACCTTCTCAATAATATAACTGAACGCCTGCTTCCTCGACTTGCCAACAAAGGAGGGCAACCCCAAATATGTATCCAACAGTTGGGTTTCTTGTAATCCTGATTGTTGTAGAATCTCTTGTCGTCGTTCCATACTAGTATTCCTGCTAAAGAATATAGAAGTCTTGTGCAGGTCAAGCTTCTGACCCGAGCCTGCCTTATAGGTCCCCAGGATTCTCAACAACCGTCTCCATTCTACTGAGTTAGCTTTGCAAAAGAGCAAGCTATCATCTGCAAAAAAGAGGTGACTAAGGCGAGAGCCCCTCGGGGAAGTTGGCACCCCAGAAATGACACCTCTCTTTTCCGCCTTAATAAGTAAATTGCTCAAAGCCTCTGCACAAAGGATAAAAAGATAAGGAGAGATGGGATCTCCTTGTCTAATACCCCTCGATGGCTTAATAAGACCCACAGGATTACCGTTCACAACCACCTTATAAGTCACAGTTCGAACACATGTCATAACCAGGTTGATCCATCTATCTGCAAAACCCAATTTCCCCATTGCTGCCTCCGAAAAATCCCACTCCACTCTGTCGTACGCCTTGCTCATATCGAGCTTGATGCCCATAAAACCCGTTTTACTCCACATCCTAGTCTGCATTGAATGCAGGGTCTCATACGCAGCTAGGAAATTATCTGTTATTAGGTGGCCCTGCATAAATGCACTTTGGAAGCAGGAAATGACTTCGGGTAAAACTGTCTTTAGTCTATTGGCCAGAACTTTAGAGAGCAGCTTATAAATGACATTACAAAGAGATATAGGCCGGAACTCAGTAACTGAGCTAGGAGAAGCAACTTTTGGGATGAGGGCTATATGAGTAGTGTTTATACGAGCATCCATACTACCCGAATTTAGAAAATGTAAAATGGCAGCACATACCTCATGGTGGACAGTACCCCAATTGTGTTGATAGAAGCAGGCTGAAAAGCCGTCTGGCCCAAGGGACTTTAGCGGTGGCATTTTcctacatattttaattgtatgaaatatataattgtactTACCCGAATTTATGAAAAACAACAATTATTTCATTATGctccaatcaaattctaaatgagTTTGTGCCGAggtagatttaacaaatataaaaacataactctgcttaagaattttttttttttcttttaattatgaAGACTGGTCAAAGATAATTGAATAAAGCAAAAGGTTAGGCTAGgcatgaaagaaaaaattgtatgttacatttatatgttttaaacaataattgattttttttagttatattttttttaatatttttaattaatttttgtttaactttagttttttttttctttcataaaaacatataaaaataaaaaataaaaatcttgacCCACCTGAATGaaaatcctggctccgccactgggTGTAGTAGTTCGCATATTTAACAATCATGTAacgtacaatttttttaattttattttattttttattttatttttttaagcccTGGTGAGAACTAGTGTTGCCTTTCCGAGGCAAAGATTCTCTAATGGGGAACCAGTGAAGCTTGAAAAACTTCCAGGTGATAAGAAAGGCAGGGCATAAGACATTAGACACACTCAATTGCCTTGTCTTGGAGAGTGAATAGCCTATTGAAGTCTTCGGCAAGAACAAACAACCTGACGCTTGCCTTTGAAGTATGCTTCTTCTCACCGTCAATTGCTCTTTGTTTTAATCTTTGCTTTAAATCTTCTTTTTGGAATAGAattccttacaaaaaaaaaaaaaaaaacgttccCTTTGAGGAGAGGTTGACTAAACCTAAGATGCTAACGAGGGAGATAATTGAAGTGACCATCATTTGATTTTGACTATAATGCAAATTGCAAAGGATTTTGAGTCTAGTTTCGCCTAACACGCTCTGGAAGCCCACAATCACTTTCCAACAACAATTTCTTTTTGACTAAATCAAATAAAACCATGCCACATTTTTCAACCCGAAAATTTCACACACGTAAGTGTTAAATAGAATGTGAATACAAGAAATTGggttaaattataaattagtttatctacaatatatatatatattttttaatttcttttcttattaaaaagaatgggcaatttagaaaaaatatgtaaaaagggtcCCATGTGGCGAACGTGACATTTTTTCCACCTATTTTGATGACAAATACTAATGGAGTGTGTAATTTCACACGTGGTGATACTATGGGGGTTtcgatgttaatttttaaagttaggGTATTCTATTctctatatattaattaatttgatttctttaaaggttaaaatttaatcatattataacAGCTGAGTTGTTAAAACAGATAGTTGGTTATAGCCTAATATCACAAAATTTcaaccatcaaattccaagtcaAGATTTGAAAAACTTGACTACAATAAGTTGCCtttctatatatgtataatttgtaagaaattccATATATGTCTTTATATGGTAATATAACTTATTCCATTCATATTGATCATGAGAGATCATGAGAATCTATTTACGTacttgagaaatgctagaatatTTCCTGGAGTTCTCCTAGTGTTCTCCTGCAATAgtataaatgtaattaaaaaattacatctatgtccttttaaatggcatatatgtaattttttaatcaaaaaaattacatctatgccattgcaGGAGAACACAAGGAAATGTTCTAGCATTCCTCTACGTACTTATATCATGCAGATTTTACTCCTTAATGAGAGGAGAAAAATCAGCCATCACTTTGATCTGTTTTGATTGAATGTGTCCCTAGTCTAGTCTAGTCTATAAATAAACCGCATGTGTACTCCATCAGTACGACATTCAGTAGTCTTAGATCAGAAGAACCTCTCTAAAATTCTTTTTTCAGAATCACTGATTATTACTAACAAAGTTTCATCAGATTCGTTTGAGCAAAGCATGACTTTCATGCTTATTTACATTATTATATTAGCATTTGATTTATATTGCCAACATAATTGACCCAAAAAAACCGATGACAAATTTGGTCAAAGCAGGCCGGCTGCCGCAATGAGTTCATATTCGTAGTATAAAAGAATGGGCAAAGAAACTTGGTTGCAATAAGCTAGCTCTTTCATATTGTGTCTTCCAAAATGGGCATTAAACTACTTGGTGTTTCTATCCCTCTCCTTGTGATCTCAATTATTGCAGTGACCTCAACAGCCGCCGATGAGAAAGGCAAGCCCCTCATAACCAAAACTTGCGCCGGCACGGAGTTTCCCGATGTGTGCACCTCAACTTTGGAGTCGGATCCTCGTAGTTTAAGCGCAGATCTAAAGGGGCTTTCAAGGATTGCCTTGGAGTTGAGCGCAACCAAAGGAAACGACTCTGCAGGATTGGCCTATAATTTGATGCAGAATGCATCTGGCTACGAGCCATGGTCGGAGCGCTCAGCTTGCTTCCATGGTTATAACACGAGCGTGTACCAGATTAAAGATCAGGGTCTCCAATCTTTCGACGAGGGGAAGTACGACAAGGCATACGAAGCAGTTGATCTTCTTAATAAGGAAGCACTCCGTTGTAACACCTTTCAAATACCAGAGTTGGATGAAAGCAACACAATGCTATCCGAGTTTACAACTGTTGTAAAGACCATCCTGCAACTCCTTTTCTAATCGATCACTGTAGTTATCTTTAATTTCCACGAATAAATGTTAGTTTCTGAAACAGCACCAAAGTAGTATTATGGAGGTTGTGCCATTAATTTctatatctttttgttttgttttgttttgacaTCATCATCATTTATCTAGAGATCGAAGAAGAGACAgtgaaatataatatacatgttTTAATGCAATAGGTTGGAAAAAGACTCGATCACCTCCATCATCTgcatatatactttttaaaagaataataccTTCGACTGATCAACAAGTCTTGCCCCCACACTTTTGTTTCCTATTTATAACAGCGATGGATTAGCTCGTTAACACGTTTGTGTAACACGTACGTTTGTCCCTAGGATAATATTTGGGATGACCTACATATACCTAGTTTTGATATTTCCTAATCACCACCGCATTAGATGTAGGAAAATACAATTGCATTCGTTAGatgaagataaaataaaaactaaaacaaaacaataacaaaaaaatggaTTTGTTAAACTTAAACCCATCAACTGCGACTCATTTACATAATGCCCACACAAACAACCACTTgtcacataaaaataaataaataaataaaaaaaaggtgatcCTGGGTGCAGGGGGATGGTGTGGCTGGACTACCCCTAATTGATTTAGGGTGGTCAGATTTTAGGGTGTGTCGTGtcaaatttttctaaaatttattatgTACATATTTATCTTGTGGTTTGTGGATGCTTTAAATAGAAGGTATTAAAGAGCATTGAATGAAGAGTctcacaagaaaaaaagaaagaaagaaaaagtcaaATTGACATTTAAAAGGCTAATCCCATTTCAATCATTTGCTTTAAAGTGATGCATGGGTATATGCATTTGTGTGCATTTGAACTTTCTTGACTTAACATGAAACATCATCGCGATAATAGTTTGCTAATTAATGTTAGGTTAGTAGTTTACATAGATTGTTAGTATTAGAATAACAGTTAATAACTGTTGGATTCACggttaatttcaaaactaaaggACTGTTTCCATT
This DNA window, taken from Alnus glutinosa chromosome 5, dhAlnGlut1.1, whole genome shotgun sequence, encodes the following:
- the LOC133868966 gene encoding pectinesterase inhibitor-like, with the protein product MGIKLLGVSIPLLVISIIAVTSTAADEKGKPLITKTCAGTEFPDVCTSTLESDPRSLSADLKGLSRIALELSATKGNDSAGLAYNLMQNASGYEPWSERSACFHGYNTSVYQIKDQGLQSFDEGKYDKAYEAVDLLNKEALRCNTFQIPELDESNTMLSEFTTVVKTILQLLF